Proteins co-encoded in one Flavobacteriales bacterium genomic window:
- a CDS encoding DEAD/DEAH box helicase → MTAPNQNPEQKARDRIDQMLVDAGWVVQSKNEVNLAANLGVAVREYQTEVGPVDYALFVDRKPVGVIEAKKEDEGQKLTTVEEQSVGYASSKLKYLNNEPLPFVYESTGVLTRFTDYRDPKPRGRRVFSFHRPETMQEWMKQEQTLRGRLLDMPNLDLTGLRPAQIDAITKLEKSFKANRPKALIQMATGAGKTFTAATFIYRLLKFAKAKRILFLVDTRNLGEQAEQEFMKFQPTDDNRKFTELYNVQRLSSSYVATDSQVSISTIQRLYSILQGTEMDESAENENPNESSWMQQQVGNKEPLPVAYNEKVPIEMFDFIIIDECHRSIYNLWKQVLDYFDATLIGLTATPETRTLGFFDENLVSEYTYEQSVSDGVNVPFDTYTIETDISKNGAVVKAGWYVDRRDKLSRKKRWQREDEDTAYKKNDLDKAVVNPSQIRNIIREYRRALREEIFPGRIDKDGEYEVPKTLIFAKTDSHADDIIKMVREEFDEGNDFCKKVTYKADEDPKTVLNRFRNEYYPRIAVTVDMIATGTDVKPLEVLLFMRDVKSLGYFEQMKGRGTRTINTDDLKQVSATAAAKTHFVIVDAVGATKSKKTDSRPLERKRTVPMKDLLGAVTMGVNEEDLFLSLANRLIRLDRQLSEKEQAQLAEAAGGKTLKQISKELLNAFDPDAIDARRDLACSGDVACNVSTMDAQQQLAREAATSFNGKFNELVEKVRKQHEQIIDHHNIDTVIRSEWDKDATERAQGLIKDFKEYMEAHKDEIQALSIFYNQPYQRRTVTYKMVKEVLDILKTDRPLLAPFHVWDAYTQLEEVKSKRPEHELTALVSLIRRVCGIDDQLRGFDSTIDENFRNWIFKQNAGQHNRFSEEQMDWLRMLKDHLVNSFHIDVEDLDYTPFDAKGGRGRMWQLFGEDMNGIIEELNEVLVA, encoded by the coding sequence ATGACCGCCCCCAACCAAAACCCAGAGCAGAAAGCGCGCGACCGCATCGACCAGATGCTGGTAGATGCGGGTTGGGTGGTGCAATCTAAGAATGAAGTGAATTTGGCCGCCAACCTTGGCGTGGCTGTTCGTGAGTATCAAACGGAGGTTGGCCCCGTGGATTATGCCCTGTTTGTCGACCGCAAGCCCGTTGGTGTTATTGAGGCCAAGAAAGAAGATGAAGGGCAAAAGCTGACCACCGTTGAGGAGCAATCTGTGGGTTATGCCTCTTCCAAACTCAAGTACCTGAATAATGAACCTCTGCCTTTTGTTTATGAAAGCACGGGGGTGCTAACACGGTTTACCGATTACCGCGACCCGAAACCGCGAGGCAGAAGGGTTTTCAGTTTCCACCGTCCTGAAACCATGCAGGAATGGATGAAGCAAGAGCAGACCCTGCGCGGTCGATTACTCGATATGCCTAATTTGGATTTGACCGGTTTGCGCCCTGCCCAGATAGATGCCATTACCAAGCTGGAAAAGTCCTTCAAGGCCAATCGGCCAAAAGCGTTGATACAAATGGCAACAGGCGCGGGTAAGACCTTTACCGCTGCCACCTTCATTTACAGGTTATTGAAGTTTGCCAAGGCCAAGCGCATTCTCTTTTTGGTAGATACGCGCAACTTGGGCGAACAGGCCGAGCAGGAGTTCATGAAGTTTCAGCCCACGGACGATAACCGCAAGTTCACAGAACTGTATAACGTGCAGCGGCTGAGTTCAAGCTATGTGGCCACCGATAGCCAGGTGTCCATCAGTACCATTCAGCGGTTGTATTCCATTCTGCAAGGGACAGAAATGGATGAAAGTGCCGAGAATGAGAATCCGAACGAGAGTTCGTGGATGCAACAGCAGGTAGGCAATAAGGAACCGTTGCCTGTGGCCTACAATGAAAAGGTGCCTATTGAGATGTTCGATTTCATCATTATTGATGAATGCCACCGCAGCATTTACAACCTGTGGAAACAGGTGCTCGATTATTTCGATGCTACCCTTATTGGACTTACGGCCACACCTGAAACGCGTACGCTGGGATTCTTTGATGAGAACCTTGTGAGCGAATACACCTACGAGCAATCGGTTTCGGATGGGGTGAATGTGCCGTTCGATACCTACACCATCGAAACCGATATTTCCAAGAATGGGGCGGTGGTAAAAGCAGGTTGGTATGTGGATAGGCGCGATAAACTCTCACGCAAGAAACGCTGGCAGCGGGAAGATGAGGATACCGCGTACAAGAAGAATGATCTTGATAAAGCGGTGGTCAACCCCAGCCAGATACGCAACATCATACGCGAATACCGCAGGGCCTTGCGTGAAGAGATCTTCCCCGGCAGAATAGACAAGGATGGGGAATACGAAGTGCCCAAGACCCTCATTTTTGCCAAGACCGACAGCCATGCCGATGACATCATTAAAATGGTGCGCGAGGAGTTCGATGAAGGCAACGACTTCTGCAAAAAGGTGACCTACAAAGCTGATGAAGACCCCAAAACGGTGTTGAACCGTTTCCGAAATGAGTATTACCCACGCATTGCCGTTACGGTGGATATGATCGCTACGGGTACCGATGTGAAACCCTTGGAAGTATTGCTCTTTATGCGCGATGTAAAGAGCCTCGGCTATTTTGAGCAGATGAAGGGGCGCGGTACGCGTACCATTAATACGGATGACCTAAAACAGGTATCAGCCACGGCAGCGGCCAAAACGCATTTCGTGATCGTGGATGCCGTAGGTGCCACCAAAAGCAAGAAGACCGATAGCCGTCCGTTGGAGCGCAAACGTACCGTTCCGATGAAAGACCTGCTGGGTGCTGTCACCATGGGCGTGAATGAGGAAGACCTCTTTCTATCCCTTGCCAACCGACTGATACGTTTGGACAGACAACTGTCTGAAAAGGAACAGGCCCAATTGGCCGAGGCAGCAGGCGGTAAAACCCTGAAACAGATCAGCAAGGAACTGCTGAATGCGTTTGACCCTGATGCGATTGATGCCCGTAGAGACCTTGCATGCAGTGGAGACGTTGCATGCAACGTCTCTACCATGGATGCCCAACAACAATTGGCGCGCGAAGCGGCCACCTCGTTCAATGGCAAATTCAATGAGCTGGTGGAGAAGGTGCGTAAACAGCACGAACAGATCATTGACCACCATAATATCGATACGGTTATCCGTAGCGAGTGGGACAAGGATGCGACCGAACGGGCGCAAGGGCTCATCAAAGATTTTAAGGAATACATGGAAGCGCACAAGGACGAGATTCAGGCGCTGAGCATTTTTTACAACCAACCGTACCAACGCAGAACGGTAACCTACAAAATGGTGAAAGAAGTGTTGGACATTCTGAAAACCGACCGACCGCTCCTGGCACCCTTCCATGTGTGGGACGCCTACACGCAGCTGGAAGAGGTGAAAAGCAAACGCCCCGAACATGAACTCACGGCTTTAGTCTCGTTGATACGCAGGGTGTGCGGCATAGACGACCAACTGCGTGGGTTTGACAGCACCATTGATGAGAACTTCCGTAACTGGATATTCAAACAGAATGCGGGGCAGCACAACCGTTTCTCTGAAGAACAGATGGACTGGCTGCGCATGCTGAAAGACCATTTGGTGAACAGCTTTCATATAGATGTGGAAGACCTCGACTACACGCCCTTTGATGCCAAGGGCGGCCGTGGCCGCATGTGGCAGTTGTTCGGGGAGGATATGAATGGGATTATTGAAGAGTTGAACGAAGTATTAGTAGCGTAA
- a CDS encoding MBL fold metallo-hydrolase — protein MELLKSDFTFFKVGQGAFYGGQIFSPDSGKAWNIVYDCGTSTWIKGHYHALDREIIHFTHNQFIPVNKIDILFISHLDYDHVSGVVKLLKRHQAKKIVIPYFPKNQRYVLRFSAKEFPNGEDDFGIDDYDSFIENPYSFLRERYKDADIYIVTSEEAKYIEDLINPEGDELSAQGTPATPPADEFETTAAEFQFFKNNLQFFLRNRWEFSTYVKEITAAQVRGLKLCLLLQVGKTKDDELEDGDYEKLIAEKRKEAHACYKKKLDDINAHGMVLLHGPVNYHRIAGRSYVESEIRPPHYRARRRHAWADHYGRLPHAHSLLMGDTSIKPGNNPVAFREDFRRKLESVIVFQVPHHGSSKNWDMTQYENLPTRGWMHRYLTNVCNFGYGNKYGHPSHEVLNDLGDSLVLNSQFTSFSTGLKVYYR, from the coding sequence ATGGAGTTATTGAAATCAGATTTCACATTTTTTAAAGTAGGGCAGGGTGCGTTCTACGGAGGCCAGATTTTTTCCCCTGACTCGGGGAAAGCCTGGAACATTGTCTATGACTGTGGCACCAGTACATGGATAAAAGGGCATTACCATGCTTTGGATAGAGAAATAATCCATTTTACCCACAACCAGTTTATTCCTGTCAATAAAATAGACATCCTGTTCATATCGCATTTGGATTATGATCATGTGTCAGGAGTAGTTAAGCTACTTAAAAGACATCAGGCTAAGAAAATTGTTATTCCATATTTCCCGAAAAACCAACGATATGTGTTAAGGTTCTCCGCAAAAGAATTTCCTAATGGAGAGGATGATTTCGGGATAGATGATTACGATTCGTTTATAGAGAATCCATATTCTTTTCTGCGAGAGCGATACAAAGACGCTGATATATACATCGTTACCTCCGAAGAGGCCAAATATATAGAGGACCTAATAAATCCGGAAGGTGATGAACTTTCGGCACAGGGCACACCTGCCACCCCTCCTGCTGATGAGTTTGAAACAACTGCTGCGGAATTCCAATTTTTCAAGAATAACCTGCAATTCTTTCTCCGAAATAGGTGGGAGTTCAGCACTTATGTAAAAGAAATCACGGCAGCGCAAGTTCGAGGTTTGAAGTTATGTTTACTTCTTCAAGTTGGAAAGACCAAGGATGACGAGTTGGAAGATGGAGATTATGAGAAGCTGATAGCCGAGAAAAGGAAAGAGGCACACGCGTGCTACAAGAAAAAACTTGATGACATCAATGCCCACGGTATGGTCTTATTGCATGGTCCGGTTAATTACCATCGTATTGCTGGCAGATCATACGTAGAGAGTGAAATCCGTCCGCCACATTACAGAGCACGCAGAAGGCATGCTTGGGCCGACCATTATGGTCGTCTTCCGCATGCACACAGCTTATTGATGGGAGATACGTCCATCAAGCCAGGCAATAATCCTGTTGCTTTTAGGGAAGATTTCAGACGTAAATTGGAATCCGTTATCGTGTTTCAAGTTCCTCATCATGGTTCGAGCAAAAATTGGGATATGACCCAATATGAGAATTTGCCTACCAGAGGTTGGATGCACCGTTACCTGACCAACGTATGCAACTTTGGTTATGGCAACAAATATGGTCACCCAAGCCATGAGGTATTGAATGACCTTGGAGACTCTCTTGTTCTCAACTCCCAATTCACTTCTTTCTCTACTGGATTAAAGGTGTACTATCGTTGA
- a CDS encoding restriction endonuclease subunit S, translating to MREDWAECSINEVSDRIHYGYTASAKDPDANGAKYLRITDIQDGAVDWSTVPVCDIDDSQLDKFQLSPNDLVFARTGGTVGKSFLLSSNVPPKAVFASYLIRIILNEAVLPKYIYLFFQSLHYWSQIELGKTGLKTNVNAQILSKLRFNLAPSQSSAPLYPR from the coding sequence ATGAGAGAAGACTGGGCCGAGTGTTCTATAAACGAAGTTTCTGACCGCATTCATTACGGCTACACGGCTTCCGCAAAAGACCCTGATGCAAATGGGGCAAAGTATCTGAGAATTACGGACATTCAAGATGGAGCAGTTGATTGGAGTACTGTTCCCGTCTGCGACATTGATGACTCCCAACTTGACAAGTTCCAGCTTTCCCCTAACGATCTGGTTTTTGCGAGAACCGGAGGTACTGTAGGTAAGAGCTTTCTGCTTAGTTCGAATGTTCCTCCGAAAGCTGTTTTTGCCTCGTACCTGATTCGAATAATTCTTAATGAGGCCGTTCTTCCTAAATACATCTATTTGTTCTTCCAATCACTACATTATTGGAGTCAGATTGAACTTGGGAAAACTGGTTTAAAGACCAATGTCAATGCTCAGATTCTGTCAAAGCTACGGTTCAACCTTGCCCCCTCCCAGAGCAGCGCGCCATTGTATCCAAGATAG